A window of the Paraburkholderia sp. ZP32-5 genome harbors these coding sequences:
- a CDS encoding enoyl-CoA hydratase/isomerase family protein, with amino-acid sequence MDRDPLPQPVLIDRTDGVLSFTLNRPECGNEISAAMFDAMSAALRAEALEPTARVLRICAAGDVFCTGRERAGTDAVSIRHEVARLIEMKRLVRNTSLVSIAQVQGDALGFGFGLAMLCDFTLVASSASLAFPEMRKGLPPAAIMAYAGTYALPKALFPMVLFGDAITPDEALRAGLVTQVCERDTLQTQADELTRRILALDETGARHCKAFFQAAQESSVEANFRAATDMLTVTSLRLMQGR; translated from the coding sequence ATGGATCGAGATCCATTGCCCCAGCCGGTCCTGATCGACCGGACGGATGGTGTGCTGAGCTTTACGCTGAATCGCCCGGAGTGCGGCAACGAGATATCCGCCGCCATGTTCGATGCGATGTCAGCCGCGCTGCGCGCTGAAGCGCTGGAGCCGACTGCGCGCGTACTACGCATCTGCGCGGCGGGCGACGTCTTTTGCACGGGACGCGAACGCGCGGGCACCGATGCCGTGTCGATCCGCCACGAAGTCGCACGCCTCATCGAGATGAAGCGACTGGTGCGCAACACGTCGCTCGTTTCGATCGCGCAGGTGCAGGGCGATGCGCTGGGATTCGGCTTCGGCCTCGCGATGCTGTGCGATTTCACGCTGGTCGCGTCGAGCGCATCGCTTGCGTTCCCCGAGATGCGCAAGGGCCTGCCGCCTGCCGCGATCATGGCTTACGCCGGCACCTACGCGCTACCGAAGGCGCTGTTTCCAATGGTGCTGTTCGGCGATGCCATTACACCGGATGAGGCTCTTCGTGCAGGACTCGTCACGCAGGTCTGCGAGCGCGACACGCTTCAGACGCAAGCCGACGAATTGACCCGACGGATCCTCGCACTCGATGAAACCGGTGCGCGCCACTGCAAGGCGTTCTTTCAGGCTGCGCAGGAAAGTAGCGTGGAAGCGAATTTCCGCGCCGCCACCGACATGCTCACCGTCACGTCGTTGCGCCTGATGCAGGGACGCTAA